Proteins encoded together in one Thermococcus gammatolerans EJ3 window:
- a CDS encoding glucodextranase DOMON-like domain-containing protein translates to MKRLATIIAAFVLFSVFGFAMASATTVAVDLTHGENTKYLVDPVVDRDNQSHILAPSIVEGVGDMEWAYFGSPDMFPNNTKIKNLGDTITPDALKDVDVLILGQPTSPFTPEEIQAIKDWFAQGGKVLWIAADSDYGSGVQAQDIADSFLEQFGYGNLRVDLCSVEDPSSNAGAGYRVVGHVNPDSDTPFGGMLTEGFLHDGKVLYHGPGVVAWVDANGTWHPLNETSKPPLTYRIVVTSENGTIVENNDPMANAYLAGDTGVFTLLAAQIVPLNDTQSLLIVSGESPYGDYEPTWSPLYHGVELDGPQFVSNILHWAAVVAKYGVPEEVFSIDDPAGDDHGPGTYTYPTDPVFNKTGLFDITGMDILKAGDKYIFSFHFKNLGGNVWNGPNGFSLQIIEAYFDFKDGGNTSAIKMADNGPGANVDLDPNHPWDLAFRVHGWGKALVLPNGTVLDDIDVFTDQGQNTINVVVPAKYFGDGLKVEGIKFPRLAVLVGSQDGYGVDQWRDVQVNASQWRVGGGDSDAIIAGVAPRVMDLLVPNWFSPSQEEQLSSYNASAGKRATVDMIPVVPTGYLTITSDPANATVTIDGTTVGKTPIEKLELPAGVHKVILKLDGYKDEEFSVSIQAGKTLEVPVTLSKLTGMLTITTDPSGAEVYIDGKKVGETPLEQYVLPIGTHKVVIKKEGYKEESFDVSIQAGKELKFSYTLTPLQTTTTTTTTTTTTTTTTTTTTKPSTTTTTTTTSEGGGGICGPAALIGLAIIPLLLRRRK, encoded by the coding sequence ATGAAGCGGCTAGCAACCATCATAGCAGCTTTCGTGTTGTTTAGCGTTTTTGGGTTTGCTATGGCCAGCGCAACAACCGTTGCAGTGGACTTAACTCACGGTGAAAACACCAAGTATCTCGTTGACCCAGTTGTTGACAGGGACAATCAGAGCCACATTCTTGCGCCTTCGATCGTCGAAGGCGTTGGAGACATGGAGTGGGCCTACTTTGGAAGCCCGGACATGTTCCCCAACAACACCAAGATCAAGAACTTGGGGGACACCATAACCCCCGATGCCCTCAAGGACGTTGACGTCCTTATCCTCGGCCAGCCAACCAGTCCATTCACACCGGAGGAGATCCAGGCAATCAAAGACTGGTTTGCCCAGGGCGGTAAGGTTCTCTGGATCGCCGCCGACAGCGACTACGGAAGTGGAGTCCAGGCTCAGGACATAGCTGACAGCTTCCTCGAGCAGTTCGGCTACGGAAACCTTAGAGTTGACCTCTGTTCAGTTGAAGACCCGAGCAGCAATGCAGGCGCCGGTTACCGTGTCGTCGGCCACGTTAACCCCGATTCCGACACACCCTTCGGAGGAATGCTCACCGAGGGCTTCCTCCACGATGGAAAGGTCCTCTACCACGGTCCAGGCGTGGTTGCCTGGGTTGACGCTAACGGAACCTGGCACCCGCTTAACGAGACATCAAAGCCACCCCTCACCTACAGGATTGTGGTAACCAGCGAGAACGGTACGATAGTTGAGAACAACGATCCAATGGCAAACGCTTACCTTGCCGGTGACACCGGTGTCTTCACACTTCTCGCGGCCCAGATCGTCCCGCTTAACGACACTCAGAGCTTGCTCATCGTCAGCGGTGAGAGCCCGTACGGTGACTACGAGCCGACCTGGAGCCCGCTTTACCATGGAGTTGAACTCGACGGTCCGCAGTTCGTCAGCAACATACTCCACTGGGCGGCAGTGGTTGCCAAGTACGGTGTTCCCGAGGAGGTATTCTCGATTGACGACCCAGCCGGTGACGATCACGGTCCGGGAACCTACACCTACCCGACTGATCCAGTCTTCAACAAGACCGGACTCTTCGACATAACCGGAATGGACATCCTCAAGGCAGGTGACAAGTACATATTCAGCTTCCACTTCAAGAACCTTGGAGGTAACGTTTGGAACGGGCCGAACGGATTCAGCCTCCAGATAATCGAGGCATACTTCGACTTCAAGGACGGAGGCAACACTTCCGCTATAAAGATGGCGGACAATGGACCCGGTGCGAACGTCGACCTCGACCCGAACCACCCGTGGGACCTCGCCTTCAGGGTTCACGGATGGGGCAAGGCCCTCGTCCTTCCGAACGGAACCGTTCTTGACGACATCGACGTCTTCACAGACCAAGGCCAGAACACAATCAACGTCGTTGTTCCGGCCAAGTACTTCGGCGACGGCCTCAAAGTCGAGGGCATCAAGTTCCCGAGGCTCGCCGTTCTCGTTGGCAGCCAGGACGGTTACGGTGTTGACCAGTGGCGTGATGTTCAGGTCAATGCCTCCCAGTGGAGGGTTGGTGGCGGTGACTCTGACGCTATCATAGCCGGCGTCGCCCCGCGCGTCATGGACCTCCTCGTCCCCAACTGGTTCTCCCCGAGCCAGGAGGAGCAACTGAGTTCCTACAACGCCAGCGCAGGAAAGAGGGCCACTGTTGACATGATCCCAGTCGTTCCGACAGGTTACCTCACGATAACGAGCGACCCCGCCAACGCCACCGTTACGATTGACGGAACCACCGTCGGAAAGACCCCCATAGAGAAGCTTGAGCTCCCGGCCGGAGTCCACAAGGTCATCCTCAAGCTCGACGGCTACAAGGACGAGGAGTTCAGCGTCTCAATCCAGGCCGGAAAGACCCTCGAGGTTCCGGTAACACTTTCAAAGCTCACCGGAATGCTTACCATAACCACTGACCCAAGCGGTGCGGAAGTTTACATCGACGGCAAGAAGGTTGGAGAGACCCCGCTCGAGCAGTACGTCCTTCCGATCGGAACCCACAAGGTTGTCATTAAGAAGGAGGGCTACAAGGAGGAGAGCTTCGACGTCTCAATTCAGGCCGGTAAGGAGCTGAAGTTCAGCTACACCCTTACTCCACTTCAGACAACGACCACCACGACTACTACCACCACAACCACAACAACAACCACGACCACCACTACCAAGCCTTCCACCACTACTACGACTACGACGACTTCTGAGGGCGGTGGAGGCATCTGTGGTCCAGCGGCCCTCATAGGCCTCGCAATAATCCCACTCCTCCTCAGGAGGAGAAAGTGA
- a CDS encoding tRNA (guanine(10)-N(2))-dimethyltransferase — MELVEIREGLARVLVPKAERIYDAPVFYNPVMALNRDISVLAVKALSPRRVLDALSATGIRGLRYSLETSAEEVWMNDINEDAFRLILKNLELNFGSKPVLANGRAELGLPEKRLVVNLGDANKLMSENFRYFDFIDLDPFGSPVEFLDSALRSVRRRGFLGLTATDTGVLCGAYRRACRRKYLAEPIRGELCHEAGLRILIGTIVRYAAKYDLGVEVLLAYYRDHYFRVFLRLRSGAKKADESVELLGYLWQDETGKFKYERDFLPGKRGAYGPMWLGPLKNQAFLEELVRLTKTSEESISHRKTFQFLSLLVEELDVPFHYDTHALARKNGLEVVKISRVIETLHSLGFEATRTHFSPTSIKTNAPFDVVLRSMRK, encoded by the coding sequence ATGGAACTTGTGGAGATCAGGGAAGGACTTGCGAGGGTGTTAGTTCCAAAGGCTGAAAGAATATACGATGCGCCGGTTTTTTACAATCCTGTGATGGCCCTCAACAGGGATATCAGTGTTCTGGCCGTGAAAGCCCTCTCCCCGAGACGCGTCCTTGATGCCCTCTCCGCAACGGGAATCAGAGGCCTCAGGTACTCCCTTGAAACGTCAGCAGAGGAAGTCTGGATGAACGACATCAATGAAGATGCGTTTCGCCTTATCCTCAAGAACCTTGAGCTGAACTTTGGATCGAAACCGGTGCTCGCGAATGGAAGGGCTGAGCTTGGACTACCTGAAAAGCGTCTCGTTGTAAACCTCGGCGATGCCAATAAGCTCATGTCTGAGAACTTCAGGTACTTTGATTTCATAGACCTTGACCCCTTCGGGTCACCTGTGGAGTTCCTCGATTCAGCCCTTCGATCCGTGCGGAGAAGGGGCTTTCTCGGGCTCACCGCGACCGACACCGGGGTTCTCTGCGGAGCTTACCGGAGGGCATGCAGGAGGAAATACCTCGCTGAGCCAATTCGAGGTGAGTTGTGTCACGAGGCAGGTCTCAGGATTTTAATAGGAACGATCGTTAGGTACGCGGCCAAGTACGATCTCGGCGTTGAAGTTCTGCTGGCATATTACCGTGATCACTACTTCAGGGTCTTTTTGAGGCTGAGGAGCGGGGCAAAAAAGGCAGACGAAAGCGTTGAGCTCTTGGGTTACCTGTGGCAGGATGAAACTGGAAAGTTTAAGTACGAAAGAGACTTCCTCCCCGGCAAGCGGGGGGCGTACGGGCCAATGTGGCTCGGGCCGCTCAAGAACCAGGCTTTTCTGGAGGAACTTGTGAGGCTCACCAAAACATCCGAGGAATCAATATCCCACAGGAAAACCTTCCAATTCCTTTCGTTGCTGGTGGAAGAGCTCGACGTTCCATTCCATTACGATACTCACGCACTTGCAAGAAAAAACGGCCTTGAGGTCGTGAAGATTTCAAGAGTCATCGAGACCCTTCACTCCCTTGGTTTTGAGGCGACGAGAACGCACTTTTCCCCAACCTCTATAAAGACGAACGCACCCTTCGATGTTGTGCTCAGAAGCATGAGAAAATGA
- a CDS encoding 50S ribosomal protein L35ae, whose amino-acid sequence MRRKALILAYAGSHEHRHNHHMILKPIGVEDRAGASALIGRKVVWRTPTGRKMFGKILRVHGNRGEVKAYFKPGLPGQALGDYVEIL is encoded by the coding sequence ATGAGGCGAAAGGCCCTGATCCTCGCCTACGCCGGTTCCCACGAGCACAGACACAACCACCACATGATTCTCAAGCCAATCGGCGTTGAAGACAGGGCGGGGGCGAGCGCCCTCATCGGCAGAAAGGTGGTGTGGAGGACACCGACCGGCAGGAAAATGTTCGGGAAGATTCTGAGAGTTCACGGTAACAGAGGGGAGGTCAAGGCATACTTTAAGCCCGGCCTTCCAGGTCAGGCCCTCGGCGATTACGTCGAAATCCTTTAA
- a CDS encoding metallophosphoesterase, with amino-acid sequence MLGFLRRRKLRKLRQNSGETLVMHIGDTPERVYPFLKGLIGEARPDVIIHTGDLVDNIKLERRPDLKPAYEAGLRKLARILKGSRAKLYIVPGNEDDPELLRRFFGESVVEPGSIVEICRKTFALGHCWRDVADKEADFKLYGHNFKAIPRGLNAVLGVNFIFLPSGRVVKVDYPVGTDTARGYRLWRGL; translated from the coding sequence ATGCTCGGCTTCCTGAGGAGGAGAAAGCTTAGAAAGCTCAGACAGAATTCAGGAGAAACCCTCGTCATGCACATAGGGGACACGCCAGAGCGCGTTTATCCCTTTCTCAAAGGTCTCATCGGAGAGGCTCGGCCAGATGTGATAATCCACACGGGCGATTTAGTTGACAACATCAAGCTGGAGCGGAGACCTGACCTAAAGCCAGCTTATGAAGCAGGCCTGAGAAAGCTCGCGCGGATTCTCAAGGGCTCTAGAGCGAAGCTTTACATAGTTCCAGGCAACGAGGACGATCCCGAGCTTTTGAGACGGTTCTTTGGGGAAAGTGTCGTCGAGCCCGGAAGCATCGTCGAGATCTGCAGAAAGACCTTCGCGCTCGGCCACTGCTGGCGGGACGTTGCAGATAAGGAGGCAGACTTCAAGCTCTACGGCCATAACTTCAAAGCCATCCCCAGGGGACTGAACGCGGTTCTCGGCGTCAACTTCATCTTCCTGCCGAGCGGAAGGGTCGTTAAGGTGGATTACCCCGTGGGAACCGACACGGCCAGGGGTTACAGGCTTTGGAGGGGGTTGTGA
- a CDS encoding NOL1/NOP2/sun family putative RNA methylase, whose translation MLEKLFSLGYSKTFAERYYELWGERALSIAEAMEKPLPRCFRVNTLRIEIPKLTKLLNKKGFQFRRIPWAREGFCLTREPFSITSTPEYLSGLLYIQEASSMYPPVALEPKPGEVVADMAAAPGGKTSYLAQLMENEGIIYAFDVGEERLKETRLNLSRLGVTNTVLFHRSSLYIDELGVEFDKILLDAPCTGSGTIHKNPERKANRTIEDVKFCQNLQMKMLEKGLSVLRKGGILVYSTCSLEPEENEFVIQWVLDNFDVELLPLRYGEPALTRPFGIELSEEIKKARRFYPDRHGTSGFFVAKLRKL comes from the coding sequence ATGCTCGAAAAGTTGTTTTCCCTCGGCTACTCCAAGACCTTCGCGGAGCGCTATTACGAGCTCTGGGGCGAGAGGGCCTTAAGCATAGCCGAGGCGATGGAAAAGCCCCTGCCAAGGTGCTTCCGCGTGAACACGCTTCGCATTGAGATTCCAAAGCTTACAAAGCTCCTCAACAAGAAGGGCTTCCAGTTTAGGAGGATTCCCTGGGCGAGAGAAGGTTTCTGCCTCACGCGCGAGCCGTTTTCGATTACATCAACGCCCGAGTACCTGAGCGGTCTCCTCTACATCCAGGAAGCGAGTTCGATGTATCCTCCCGTTGCCCTTGAGCCGAAGCCCGGCGAAGTCGTTGCAGATATGGCCGCCGCTCCAGGAGGAAAGACGAGCTATTTGGCCCAGCTTATGGAAAACGAGGGAATAATCTACGCTTTTGATGTCGGCGAGGAGAGACTGAAGGAGACCCGCTTAAACCTCTCTCGCCTCGGCGTCACTAATACAGTTCTCTTCCACCGCTCGTCGCTCTACATAGACGAACTCGGCGTTGAGTTCGATAAAATCCTCCTCGATGCGCCGTGCACAGGTTCAGGGACGATACACAAGAACCCCGAGCGGAAGGCTAACCGCACGATAGAGGATGTGAAGTTCTGCCAGAACCTCCAGATGAAGATGCTTGAGAAGGGACTGAGCGTCCTCAGGAAGGGCGGAATCCTGGTTTACTCAACCTGCTCACTCGAACCGGAGGAGAACGAGTTCGTAATCCAGTGGGTTCTGGACAACTTCGACGTTGAACTGCTTCCCCTCCGCTACGGCGAGCCCGCACTAACGAGACCCTTCGGAATCGAGCTGAGCGAGGAAATAAAGAAAGCAAGGCGCTTTTATCCCGACAGACACGGGACGAGCGGTTTCTTCGTGGCGAAGCTCAGGAAGCTTTGA
- a CDS encoding elongation factor EF-2, translating into MGRREEMIAKIKELMTQPERIRNMGIAAHIDHGKTTLSDNLLAGAGMISEELAGKQLVLDFDEQEQARGITINAANVSMVHNYEGQDYLINLIDTPGHVDFGGDVTRAMRAIDGAIIVVDAVEGVMPQTETVLRQALREYVKPVLFINKVDRLIKELKLGPNEILQRFAKIITDVNRLIKRYAPEEFKSQWMVKVEDGSVAFGSAYYNWALSVPFMKKTGVSFKDIVELTNKGDLKGLRQKAPLHVVVLDMVVRHLPNPLEAQKYRIPHLWRGDINSDVGQAMLKCDPKGKMVMVVTKIILDKHAGEVATGRVWSGTVKTGQEVYLINSKRKARIQQVGIYMGPERINMEAVPAGNIVAVTGLRDAMAGETVSVEKIEPFEALHYTSEPVVTVAIEAKNVKDLPKLIEALRQLAKEDPTLHVKIDEETGQHLLSGMGELHLEVKLYRLKTEWKLDVDVSPPIVVYRESVTKKSPIVEGKSPNKHNRFYITVEPMPDEIYEAIREGIIPEGRPKNPKEVAKKLAELGMDYELAKGIVDVYNGNMFFDNTKGIQYLNEVMDLLVDGFHMAMDEGPLAKEPVMKVIVRLHDAKIHEDNVHRGPAQIYPAIRTAIHCAMMKAGPVLYEPYQKVIINIPYEYMGAVSRELNQRRGQLIDMRQEGEVMIIIGEAPVAEMFGFAGAIRGATSGKALWTTEHAGFKRVPNELAQQIIRQIRQRKGLDPNPPTEKDVCPQQ; encoded by the coding sequence ATGGGAAGAAGGGAAGAGATGATCGCGAAGATTAAGGAATTGATGACCCAGCCTGAGAGAATCAGGAACATGGGTATTGCCGCTCATATTGACCACGGTAAGACGACGCTGAGCGACAACCTGCTCGCCGGTGCCGGAATGATTAGCGAAGAGTTGGCAGGAAAGCAGCTCGTTCTCGACTTCGACGAGCAGGAGCAGGCGAGGGGTATTACAATCAACGCGGCCAACGTTTCGATGGTCCACAACTACGAGGGCCAGGACTACCTCATCAACCTGATTGACACCCCGGGTCACGTTGACTTCGGTGGTGACGTTACCAGGGCCATGCGTGCCATTGACGGTGCGATTATAGTTGTCGACGCCGTCGAGGGTGTCATGCCCCAGACAGAGACCGTTCTCAGGCAGGCCCTCAGGGAGTACGTCAAGCCGGTTCTCTTCATCAACAAGGTTGACCGTCTCATCAAGGAGCTCAAGCTCGGCCCGAACGAGATACTCCAGAGGTTCGCCAAGATTATTACCGACGTTAACAGGCTCATCAAACGCTACGCCCCCGAGGAGTTCAAGAGTCAGTGGATGGTCAAGGTCGAGGATGGTAGCGTCGCCTTCGGTTCGGCCTACTACAACTGGGCCCTCAGCGTCCCGTTCATGAAGAAGACCGGCGTTTCCTTCAAGGACATCGTCGAGCTCACCAACAAGGGCGACCTTAAGGGGCTCCGCCAGAAGGCTCCGCTTCACGTCGTCGTCCTCGATATGGTTGTCAGGCACCTCCCGAACCCGCTTGAGGCCCAGAAGTACAGGATCCCACACCTCTGGAGGGGTGACATAAACAGCGACGTCGGCCAGGCTATGCTCAAGTGCGACCCAAAGGGCAAGATGGTCATGGTCGTCACCAAGATCATCCTCGACAAGCACGCCGGTGAGGTAGCTACCGGCCGTGTCTGGAGCGGTACCGTCAAGACCGGCCAGGAGGTCTACCTCATCAACAGCAAGAGAAAAGCTAGAATCCAGCAGGTCGGTATCTACATGGGTCCCGAGAGGATCAACATGGAGGCTGTCCCCGCTGGAAACATCGTTGCCGTAACCGGTCTGCGCGATGCTATGGCCGGTGAGACCGTCTCAGTTGAGAAGATCGAGCCCTTTGAGGCCCTCCACTACACCAGCGAGCCCGTCGTTACCGTTGCGATTGAAGCTAAAAACGTTAAGGACCTTCCCAAGCTCATCGAAGCTTTGAGACAGCTCGCCAAGGAGGATCCAACTCTGCACGTTAAGATCGACGAGGAGACCGGCCAGCACCTCCTCAGCGGCATGGGTGAGCTTCACCTCGAGGTCAAGCTCTACAGGCTCAAGACCGAGTGGAAGCTCGACGTTGACGTTTCACCGCCGATCGTCGTCTACCGCGAGAGTGTAACCAAGAAGAGCCCGATAGTCGAAGGAAAGTCTCCGAACAAGCACAACAGGTTCTACATCACCGTCGAGCCGATGCCGGACGAGATCTACGAGGCAATTCGCGAGGGCATTATCCCGGAGGGCAGGCCCAAGAACCCGAAGGAGGTCGCCAAGAAGCTCGCCGAGCTCGGTATGGACTACGAGCTTGCCAAGGGCATTGTCGACGTCTACAACGGCAACATGTTCTTCGACAACACCAAGGGTATCCAGTACCTCAACGAGGTCATGGATCTCCTCGTCGACGGATTCCACATGGCGATGGACGAGGGACCGCTCGCCAAGGAGCCAGTCATGAAGGTCATCGTCAGGCTTCACGACGCCAAGATACACGAGGACAACGTCCACCGCGGTCCGGCCCAGATCTACCCGGCCATCAGGACCGCAATCCACTGCGCCATGATGAAGGCAGGTCCGGTCCTCTACGAACCCTACCAGAAGGTCATCATCAACATACCCTACGAGTACATGGGTGCCGTCAGCAGGGAGCTCAACCAGAGGCGCGGTCAGCTCATCGACATGAGGCAGGAAGGCGAGGTCATGATTATCATCGGAGAGGCTCCAGTTGCAGAGATGTTCGGATTCGCCGGAGCCATCCGTGGTGCCACCAGCGGAAAGGCCCTCTGGACTACAGAGCACGCTGGCTTCAAGCGCGTTCCGAACGAGCTTGCCCAGCAGATCATCAGGCAGATACGCCAGAGGAAGGGCCTCGATCCGAACCCACCGACCGAGAAGGACGTCTGCCCGCAGCAGTGA